A part of Halobaculum sp. MBLA0143 genomic DNA contains:
- a CDS encoding DUF1616 domain-containing protein, whose protein sequence is MKGSVSGELWRGIQVIVLVSVLITTTVTAGYAATTSSGTGQFTEVALVDDPTQYNQSLSAGDRTTVRVRVSNERGTETAYDVSALAQTVETSGSEPLIASTRRVARQNTSVTAGDDRIVEFTLAPPAPDETTRYVIVVEPPTSPRVTVHFWVN, encoded by the coding sequence GTGAAAGGGTCAGTCAGCGGGGAACTGTGGCGGGGAATTCAGGTGATCGTACTAGTATCGGTACTGATCACGACGACGGTGACAGCTGGCTACGCAGCTACCACCTCTTCTGGGACCGGTCAGTTCACCGAGGTAGCACTCGTAGACGATCCGACCCAGTACAACCAGTCGCTCTCGGCTGGCGACCGGACCACGGTACGTGTCCGGGTGTCGAACGAGCGTGGTACCGAGACGGCGTACGACGTCTCGGCACTGGCCCAGACTGTCGAGACATCGGGATCGGAGCCGTTGATCGCGTCGACACGTCGGGTCGCACGACAGAACACGTCCGTCACGGCTGGGGACGACCGGATCGTCGAGTTCACTCTCGCTCCGCCAGCCCCCGACGAGACGACGCGGTACGTGATCGTCGTCGAACCGCCGACGAGTCCACGTGTGACCGTTCACTTCTGGGTGAACTGA
- a CDS encoding NAD-dependent epimerase/dehydratase family protein, whose amino-acid sequence MQDKRVLVTGGAGFIGSNLANSLAEANDVTVVDDGYLGTPENLHDDVEYVEASVTDDDLPTDVDVVFHLAALSSYAMHEEDPARGARVNVEGFVNTVEQARRDGCDTVVYATTSSIYGDRTEPSPETMAVEANTGYEASKLARERYAEYFHNFHDMTLAGLRYFSVYQGYGGSEEHKGEYANVIAQFAEDIAAGEQPELYGDGEQTRDFTHVDDVVRATTLAADEELQGIYNVGTGEQHDFLHVVDLINEELGTDVAPTFVENPIPDDVYVHDTLADYSKFEQATGWEPEIDLETGIEMVCSQYTD is encoded by the coding sequence GTGCAAGACAAACGCGTCCTCGTCACAGGAGGAGCCGGCTTCATCGGCTCGAACCTCGCCAACAGCCTCGCGGAAGCCAACGACGTGACCGTCGTCGACGACGGCTACCTCGGCACCCCGGAGAACCTCCACGACGACGTCGAGTACGTCGAGGCCAGCGTCACCGACGACGACCTCCCGACGGACGTCGACGTGGTGTTCCACCTCGCGGCGCTGTCCTCGTACGCGATGCACGAGGAGGACCCCGCCCGCGGCGCGCGGGTCAACGTCGAGGGGTTCGTCAACACGGTCGAACAGGCCCGCCGTGACGGCTGTGACACGGTCGTGTACGCGACCACCTCCTCCATCTACGGCGACCGGACGGAGCCGTCCCCGGAGACGATGGCCGTCGAGGCGAACACGGGCTACGAGGCGTCGAAGCTCGCCCGCGAGCGGTACGCGGAGTACTTCCACAACTTCCACGACATGACGCTTGCGGGCCTCCGGTACTTCTCCGTCTACCAGGGCTACGGCGGCAGTGAGGAACACAAGGGTGAGTACGCCAACGTGATCGCGCAGTTCGCCGAGGACATCGCGGCCGGCGAGCAGCCGGAACTGTACGGCGACGGGGAGCAGACCCGGGACTTCACCCACGTCGACGACGTGGTGCGGGCGACCACGCTCGCGGCCGACGAGGAGCTTCAGGGGATCTACAACGTCGGCACCGGCGAGCAGCACGACTTCCTCCACGTCGTCGACCTGATCAACGAGGAGCTGGGAACGGACGTGGCGCCGACGTTCGTCGAGAACCCCATCCCGGACGACGTGTACGTCCACGACACGCTCGCGGACTACTCGAAGTTCGAGCAGGCGACGGGCTGGGAGCCGGAGATCGACCTGGAGACCGGGATCGAGATGGTGTGTTCACAGTACACGGACTGA
- a CDS encoding DUF4352 domain-containing protein — MNRRTAVGRLGAAAVAGLAGCGALPGRDEPNRVGEAFLVGGDRRRMEYVVRRVQTFTRLGNGPTATTAGVWVVLTIRLVNRAPRPLELTSRPFTLVRDDGREFSPVNGIGPYVSNDARVQPRSFAFLTLAPDSPTDVAVVFEVSPEDRYTLRIRPLGTFTLESAGEVALGEVADPADGRETAGDDTATDGGESTETPTPETETASTDG; from the coding sequence ATGAACCGACGGACGGCGGTCGGTCGACTGGGCGCGGCAGCCGTCGCCGGGCTCGCGGGCTGTGGCGCGCTCCCGGGTCGAGACGAGCCCAACCGGGTCGGCGAGGCGTTTCTCGTCGGCGGCGACCGCAGGCGGATGGAGTACGTCGTCCGACGGGTCCAGACGTTCACCAGGCTCGGCAACGGCCCGACGGCGACGACCGCGGGCGTCTGGGTCGTCCTGACGATCCGGCTCGTCAACCGGGCGCCGCGGCCGTTGGAGCTGACGAGCAGGCCGTTCACGCTCGTCCGCGACGACGGGCGGGAGTTCTCCCCGGTGAACGGGATCGGACCGTACGTCTCGAACGACGCACGGGTGCAACCGCGGTCGTTCGCCTTCCTCACCCTCGCGCCGGACTCGCCGACGGACGTGGCGGTCGTGTTCGAGGTGTCACCGGAGGACCGTTACACGCTCCGGATCAGGCCGCTGGGGACGTTCACGCTGGAGAGCGCCGGCGAGGTCGCTCTCGGCGAGGTCGCCGACCCCGCAGACGGCCGCGAGACGGCGGGTGACGACACCGCCACCGACGGCGGTGAGTCGACGGAGACGCCGACACCCGAGACGGAGACGGCGTCGACGGACGGCTGA
- a CDS encoding oligosaccharide flippase family protein, producing the protein MSSLARLVSVEAGGRAIGKIAEYGLILGVARLLGSDGLGVVAFGLVLLRISGAFGRLGMDVMVQKFVPADRSAPDRLAGTVVLGVVSAAVAGTVFGLAGYAVVPVVRPLGYEISEPARLFLLGVPLYTVLRVAEATTRGYKQTRYAVYAREFAQRVAALPLAVCGVFLVGNVLGAVYAYLASLALGAGVGLFYVWRIGALDGIASASYTPRRVFGYALPAMLFSVAHPLILWVDVLVLGLLVPPSDVGLYEAAYQTAILPTFALVAVSAVFPAMAADYHEAGAHDRLRRTLQTVTKWVCVAAGFAGLFLLVFADPVLRLFGKEFAAVGVTFTVLLGSQVMSVATGPVNYVLSMTEYERLEMVNTSVVAVGNAVGNVLLVSEYGIVGAAVSTSLAVVLLDVLRLVQVRHLLGFWPYERSFLLILPVLAATGCGMWVVRTVVSRPYIGLIGGGVVGTGLLIAGAYALYSPSDRMLFESVQEL; encoded by the coding sequence GTGAGTAGCCTCGCCCGTCTCGTCTCCGTCGAGGCAGGCGGACGAGCGATCGGGAAGATCGCGGAGTACGGACTCATCCTCGGTGTCGCGCGGTTACTCGGAAGCGACGGGCTCGGCGTCGTCGCGTTCGGGCTCGTGTTGCTCAGAATCTCCGGCGCGTTCGGGAGACTCGGGATGGACGTGATGGTACAGAAGTTCGTTCCCGCGGATCGGTCGGCTCCTGACCGTCTCGCCGGCACTGTCGTTCTTGGAGTCGTCAGCGCTGCCGTTGCCGGGACGGTGTTCGGGCTCGCCGGCTACGCCGTAGTCCCGGTAGTCCGCCCTCTCGGATACGAAATCTCGGAACCGGCGCGATTGTTCTTGCTTGGTGTCCCACTGTACACCGTGTTGCGGGTCGCCGAGGCGACCACCCGAGGGTACAAACAGACACGGTACGCCGTCTACGCACGAGAGTTCGCCCAGCGTGTGGCGGCACTCCCGCTCGCCGTGTGCGGTGTCTTCCTCGTCGGGAACGTTCTCGGTGCCGTGTACGCGTATCTCGCCTCCCTGGCGCTCGGTGCCGGTGTCGGGCTGTTCTACGTCTGGCGGATCGGTGCACTGGACGGGATCGCGAGCGCGTCGTACACGCCGCGTCGTGTCTTCGGGTACGCGCTCCCGGCGATGCTGTTCTCCGTCGCACACCCGCTGATCCTGTGGGTCGACGTCCTCGTCCTCGGACTGCTCGTACCACCGAGTGACGTCGGACTGTACGAGGCCGCCTACCAGACTGCGATACTCCCGACGTTCGCACTCGTCGCGGTCAGTGCCGTCTTCCCGGCGATGGCAGCCGACTACCACGAGGCCGGGGCGCACGATCGACTCCGTCGAACACTGCAGACCGTCACCAAGTGGGTGTGTGTCGCGGCGGGGTTCGCGGGGCTGTTCCTCCTCGTGTTCGCCGACCCGGTGTTGCGGCTGTTCGGGAAGGAGTTCGCCGCAGTCGGGGTGACGTTCACCGTGCTACTCGGATCGCAGGTTATGAGTGTCGCCACGGGACCGGTGAACTACGTCCTGTCGATGACCGAGTACGAGCGGCTCGAGATGGTGAACACGAGCGTGGTGGCGGTCGGGAACGCCGTCGGAAACGTGCTCTTGGTCTCGGAGTACGGGATCGTCGGTGCCGCCGTCTCGACGTCGCTCGCCGTCGTTCTCCTCGACGTACTGCGACTGGTTCAAGTCCGTCACCTCCTCGGGTTCTGGCCGTACGAACGGTCGTTCTTGTTGATCCTTCCCGTGCTCGCGGCGACCGGATGTGGCATGTGGGTGGTACGGACGGTTGTCTCCCGCCCGTACATCGGACTGATCGGGGGTGGTGTCGTCGGCACGGGGCTCCTGATCGCAGGAGCGTACGCACTGTACTCTCCGTCGGATCGAATGCTTTTCGAGTCGGTCCAGGAGTTGTGA
- a CDS encoding CARDB domain-containing protein yields the protein MTRRLWVMVCLCCLVGLAAVAPAVGATERCRAVGGQKVCLTDVTVTTDELVVNQTATVKVTLENRGEQVTTSRVTMNTAGPNNTTRIVPIGRPQLQPGESTTITQPVSGETPGTHGVQVLVVSSDGTHRFDISEIKYVEVLAEPPTELGGRIDRTELSLGVLLLALVGAGATGYRYFGPKTDPDETE from the coding sequence ATGACACGACGGCTCTGGGTGATGGTCTGTCTCTGTTGTCTCGTCGGGCTGGCCGCGGTGGCGCCGGCCGTCGGCGCGACGGAGCGGTGCCGCGCCGTCGGCGGCCAGAAGGTGTGTCTGACGGACGTGACCGTCACGACGGACGAACTCGTCGTGAACCAGACGGCGACGGTGAAGGTGACTCTGGAGAATCGAGGCGAGCAGGTCACCACGTCCCGCGTGACGATGAACACGGCGGGGCCGAACAACACGACACGCATCGTCCCGATCGGGCGGCCACAGCTCCAGCCCGGGGAGTCGACGACGATCACACAGCCGGTGTCGGGCGAGACACCCGGCACACACGGCGTCCAGGTGTTGGTCGTGAGTTCCGACGGCACCCACCGCTTCGACATCTCCGAGATCAAGTACGTCGAGGTGTTGGCGGAGCCGCCGACGGAGTTGGGCGGCCGGATCGACCGGACGGAACTGTCACTGGGTGTGTTGTTGCTCGCGCTCGTCGGCGCGGGCGCGACGGGCTACCGGTACTTCGGGCCGAAGACGGACCCCGACGAGACGGAGTGA
- a CDS encoding glycosyltransferase family 4 protein — protein sequence MTPEETTRRRTSQTGAETRGTAETLDVDLAFQTTIDYGGLGRYSVALLSELADRCRSITVYPTHLSVPDPAGHEWWDRVPESVELADRRGLVASYLRDARAFRDHDVVHVNYASLGLPALYRSLAGDTPFVYTLHHYDDPEEIAESTSLRLKYALDLGVCLPAMGRSGRLVTVSEHNRREVRESLGLSPDVVPHGIDPAPYRRVDADGVRAEYGLAEESRLLLFVGKFHGYKDATTVVETFDRLRSEGRDVELVMLSGGGKRDEAVRRRLADSPWRDHTRLVTEVTDRRLYRFYDAADVFTLPSRNEAFGLVFLEAMASGTPVVAVNAGAAPEVVGDAGRLVPPGDTEAFVGGVRDVLDDDDMAAEMCRRGRERVERFSWRRAAEAYVEIYREVLR from the coding sequence ATGACTCCCGAGGAGACGACTCGGCGACGAACCTCGCAGACCGGAGCCGAGACACGAGGCACAGCCGAGACGTTGGACGTCGACCTCGCCTTCCAGACGACCATCGACTACGGTGGCCTCGGGCGGTACAGCGTCGCCCTCCTGTCGGAGTTGGCCGATCGGTGTCGGAGTATCACGGTGTATCCGACGCACCTGTCCGTCCCCGACCCGGCCGGACACGAGTGGTGGGACCGTGTTCCTGAGTCGGTAGAGTTGGCTGACAGACGTGGGCTCGTCGCCAGCTACCTCCGGGACGCACGCGCCTTCCGTGACCACGACGTCGTCCACGTCAACTACGCGAGCCTCGGCCTCCCGGCGTTGTACAGGTCGCTGGCCGGTGACACACCGTTCGTGTACACGCTCCACCACTACGACGACCCCGAGGAGATCGCCGAGTCGACGTCGCTGAGACTCAAGTACGCCCTCGACCTCGGGGTCTGCCTGCCGGCGATGGGTCGCAGCGGCCGGCTCGTGACCGTCTCGGAGCACAACCGTCGGGAGGTACGCGAGTCACTCGGACTGTCACCAGACGTCGTTCCGCACGGTATCGATCCGGCCCCGTACCGTCGTGTCGACGCCGACGGCGTCCGTGCGGAGTACGGACTCGCCGAGGAGAGTCGGCTGCTGCTGTTCGTCGGGAAGTTCCACGGGTACAAAGACGCGACGACCGTCGTAGAGACGTTCGACCGGCTCCGGTCCGAGGGCCGTGACGTCGAACTCGTCATGCTGTCTGGCGGGGGAAAACGCGACGAAGCGGTCCGGCGACGACTCGCCGACTCCCCGTGGCGTGACCACACCAGACTCGTGACGGAGGTGACCGACCGGCGGTTGTACAGGTTCTACGACGCCGCCGACGTGTTCACGCTCCCCTCTCGCAACGAGGCGTTCGGACTCGTGTTCCTCGAAGCGATGGCGTCCGGGACACCCGTCGTCGCCGTCAACGCCGGTGCTGCCCCGGAGGTGGTAGGTGACGCCGGACGGCTGGTCCCGCCGGGCGACACAGAGGCGTTCGTCGGAGGAGTCAGAGACGTACTGGACGACGACGACATGGCAGCAGAGATGTGTCGGCGAGGACGAGAGCGTGTCGAACGGTTCAGTTGGCGACGGGCGGCAGAGGCGTACGTCGAGATCTACAGAGAGGTACTACGGTGA
- a CDS encoding glycosyltransferase family 2 protein, with the protein MSVDEPHHSDQSVTTGVRGTPEQTAMLVDEDSDTEPVLTVVMPTLNEEAGIEECITRVKNAVVELGVPTEIVVSDSSTDRTPEIAREMGARVVEPDRDGYGYAYQYGFEHARGEYIAMGDADTTYDFEQLPQLYREVADGDADLVLGSRFEGEIKSGAMPPLHQYLGNPALTAFLNVFYGSDISDAHSGFRVFTAEALDQMSMESTGMEFASEMLMSAVSEGLEVDEVPITYHEREGEATLDSFSDGWRHVKFMLANAPRGLFSVPGLVMSLLGTTIMALGYAETQLFGHLFGLHSTILGSLLLLVGTQVGAFGYYTGLASSPIQDPSGPISDIVRSVFSLERGLLVGAMLMTSGVSIAGYLLYRWADSGFNELPAIASTIVAYTLILIGVQAFFSSFFVDILRK; encoded by the coding sequence ATGTCCGTCGACGAGCCACACCACAGTGACCAGTCTGTGACCACAGGAGTGCGGGGAACTCCCGAGCAGACCGCGATGCTCGTCGACGAGGACTCCGACACTGAACCGGTCCTGACGGTGGTGATGCCGACACTTAACGAGGAGGCCGGCATCGAGGAGTGTATCACCCGGGTGAAGAACGCGGTCGTCGAACTCGGTGTCCCCACCGAGATCGTGGTCAGCGACAGCTCCACCGACCGCACGCCCGAGATTGCCCGCGAGATGGGTGCTCGTGTCGTGGAGCCGGACCGTGACGGCTACGGGTACGCCTACCAGTACGGCTTCGAACACGCCCGTGGCGAGTACATCGCCATGGGCGACGCGGACACGACCTACGACTTCGAACAGCTCCCACAGCTGTACCGGGAGGTCGCCGACGGCGACGCCGACCTCGTACTTGGAAGTCGATTCGAGGGTGAGATTAAGAGTGGTGCAATGCCACCACTTCACCAGTATCTCGGGAATCCAGCACTCACCGCCTTCTTGAACGTGTTCTACGGTTCCGACATCTCGGACGCACACAGTGGGTTCAGAGTGTTCACCGCCGAGGCACTCGACCAGATGTCGATGGAGTCCACAGGAATGGAGTTCGCGAGTGAGATGTTGATGTCGGCAGTGTCGGAAGGGTTAGAGGTCGACGAAGTCCCAATCACGTATCACGAGCGAGAAGGTGAAGCGACGCTCGACAGTTTCAGTGACGGATGGCGTCATGTGAAGTTCATGCTCGCCAACGCCCCGAGAGGTCTGTTCTCTGTCCCGGGACTGGTGATGTCTCTGCTTGGGACAACTATCATGGCCCTCGGGTACGCCGAAACCCAGCTGTTCGGTCACCTGTTCGGTTTGCACTCGACGATCCTCGGGAGCCTGCTGTTGCTCGTCGGCACACAGGTCGGAGCATTTGGTTACTACACGGGACTCGCCTCGTCGCCGATTCAGGACCCGTCTGGCCCGATCAGCGACATCGTGCGTAGCGTGTTCTCGCTCGAACGGGGGCTCTTGGTCGGAGCGATGCTTATGACCTCCGGTGTGTCGATCGCCGGTTACCTCCTCTACAGGTGGGCCGACAGCGGTTTCAACGAGTTACCGGCAATCGCTAGCACGATTGTCGCGTATACGCTCATTCTGATCGGGGTTCAGGCGTTTTTCTCGTCGTTCTTTGTCGATATTCTCCGAAAGTGA
- a CDS encoding STT3 domain-containing protein codes for MTDLRERTADLLADHPDAEEALRRLVERDAAGPWSFEDVAVDSGTFGEIVAAGVVEETDEGYELVDRAAVRAVLDGEDALQTTSGSDLQTRLQRLVPTVSGEQIAVVLGALVFVALVRVGPLFGSVFRDGAVVLPGNDPYYYRYWVTTLIERGGSPLDPAVLASLPGDVPTRDTLTTVGLWLVAAPFGAGAAPAVVAWYPPIAGVVSAALVYATVVRLTGDRRAGVGAIGLLAVVPAHAFRTAIGFGDHHALDYVWVAAMAYLTVRLATGEDGGTSLRRWGLGGALGLCVAGQSLSWRGAPLDLAPLAAVVLVLVTLDVAADRDPLRERAPTVVGLGLAGGLTAGVHATLGWMSVYVAAAPGLLAAGTVVVVAVGALAHRLELPAVWVLSGEVAVGIGSVAVAWVTLPFVRAGGEAFLRYMQLTTGGTIAETKSLVASANGSVIGPILFLGVALVLALPILVVETARVVRAADRRTVGPVVFGWYFLLLSLVQVRFAGQLGLFVALFGGIGFLRLAQWIGIAGSADDAERTTRPAADGGVRPIRRPDRRTLGSLVVLVLLVCSVGAVQSSVKMAQIDTSDAAFETARTIADDAERRGLTYPENYVWVTWGDSRMFNTFVNGRASSVEFAHANDEFLRSPRPRDWYPRMDERVGYVVVEAAGTVDPSDRSTYARLYGRHGSRSADVEGLGRFRLLDVSKGDRFKTFVYVPGAVVTGTANQTGRITVETDTTVDGQSFVYRRTAEVGEDGRFEVRVAYPGEYRVGDRTVTVTPADVEEGREVLVDETEVNSLEPSRQRRPSVETVTRPSTHDSVRDDIARTFTRGTGTWRTVESGSRTDDRLEGGR; via the coding sequence ATGACCGACCTCCGCGAACGAACTGCAGACCTCCTCGCGGACCACCCAGACGCCGAGGAGGCGCTCCGGCGACTCGTCGAACGCGACGCGGCGGGCCCGTGGTCGTTCGAGGACGTGGCGGTCGACTCGGGGACGTTCGGTGAGATCGTCGCTGCGGGGGTAGTCGAGGAGACCGACGAGGGGTACGAGTTGGTCGATCGGGCCGCCGTCCGAGCCGTGTTGGACGGCGAGGACGCTTTGCAGACGACGAGCGGGTCGGACCTGCAGACCCGCCTGCAACGACTCGTGCCGACCGTGAGCGGAGAGCAGATCGCCGTCGTGCTCGGCGCACTCGTGTTCGTCGCGCTCGTCCGTGTCGGACCGTTGTTCGGGTCCGTCTTCCGAGACGGGGCCGTCGTGTTGCCCGGGAACGACCCGTACTACTACCGGTACTGGGTGACGACCCTGATCGAGCGTGGCGGGAGTCCACTCGATCCGGCCGTCTTGGCGTCACTCCCGGGAGACGTACCGACACGGGACACGCTGACCACCGTCGGCCTGTGGCTCGTCGCTGCGCCGTTCGGCGCCGGAGCGGCTCCGGCGGTCGTCGCGTGGTACCCACCGATCGCGGGGGTCGTCAGTGCCGCCCTGGTGTACGCCACCGTGGTGCGACTCACCGGCGACCGGCGAGCGGGCGTGGGAGCGATCGGTCTACTCGCCGTCGTCCCGGCACACGCCTTCCGGACCGCGATCGGGTTCGGCGACCACCACGCGCTCGACTACGTCTGGGTGGCCGCGATGGCGTACCTGACGGTCCGACTGGCGACGGGCGAGGACGGCGGCACCTCGCTGCGCCGGTGGGGACTCGGTGGCGCACTGGGACTGTGTGTCGCCGGACAGAGCCTGTCGTGGCGTGGTGCACCGCTCGATCTGGCACCGCTCGCGGCGGTCGTGCTCGTACTCGTCACACTCGACGTCGCGGCGGACCGTGATCCACTCCGCGAACGGGCGCCGACCGTGGTCGGGCTGGGTCTCGCCGGCGGGCTGACGGCCGGTGTCCACGCCACGCTGGGGTGGATGTCGGTGTACGTCGCCGCCGCGCCCGGCCTCCTGGCCGCGGGGACGGTAGTCGTCGTCGCCGTCGGCGCCCTCGCACACCGTCTGGAGCTCCCGGCAGTGTGGGTACTGAGCGGCGAGGTCGCGGTCGGGATCGGGAGTGTCGCGGTCGCCTGGGTCACGCTCCCGTTCGTCCGTGCCGGCGGCGAGGCGTTCCTCCGGTACATGCAGCTGACGACCGGCGGTACCATCGCGGAGACGAAGTCGTTGGTCGCGTCGGCCAACGGGAGCGTGATCGGACCGATACTGTTCCTCGGGGTCGCGCTCGTGTTGGCACTCCCGATACTCGTCGTCGAGACCGCCCGCGTCGTCCGTGCCGCGGACCGGCGCACCGTCGGACCGGTCGTGTTCGGCTGGTACTTCCTCCTGTTGTCGTTGGTACAGGTACGGTTCGCCGGGCAACTCGGGTTGTTCGTCGCCCTGTTCGGTGGGATCGGGTTCCTCCGGCTGGCACAGTGGATCGGAATCGCGGGGTCGGCAGACGACGCCGAACGGACGACGAGGCCCGCCGCCGACGGTGGCGTGAGACCGATCCGCCGCCCCGACCGACGGACCCTCGGATCGCTGGTCGTGTTGGTCCTCCTCGTGTGCAGCGTCGGGGCAGTACAGTCGTCGGTGAAGATGGCACAGATCGACACGAGCGACGCGGCGTTCGAGACTGCACGAACGATCGCGGACGACGCCGAGCGCCGCGGTCTGACCTACCCCGAGAACTACGTGTGGGTGACCTGGGGGGACAGTCGGATGTTCAACACGTTCGTCAACGGACGAGCGAGTTCGGTAGAGTTCGCACACGCGAACGACGAGTTCCTCAGGTCCCCCCGCCCGCGCGACTGGTACCCACGGATGGACGAGCGTGTCGGCTACGTCGTCGTGGAGGCGGCCGGTACCGTCGACCCGTCCGACCGATCCACGTACGCGCGCCTCTACGGGCGCCACGGGAGCCGTAGTGCCGACGTCGAGGGGTTGGGTCGGTTCAGGTTGCTCGACGTCTCGAAGGGAGACCGGTTCAAGACGTTCGTCTACGTTCCCGGAGCGGTCGTCACCGGGACGGCGAACCAGACCGGACGGATCACCGTCGAGACCGACACCACCGTCGACGGCCAGTCGTTCGTGTACAGACGAACGGCCGAAGTGGGTGAAGACGGACGGTTCGAGGTCCGAGTCGCGTATCCGGGGGAGTACCGTGTCGGTGACCGGACAGTGACGGTGACACCGGCAGACGTCGAGGAGGGTCGAGAGGTGCTGGTCGACGAGACGGAGGTGAACTCCCTCGAACCGAGTCGACAGCGGCGGCCGAGCGTGGAGACGGTCACCCGGCCGTCGACACACGACTCGGTCCGCGACGACATCGCGAGGACCTTCACCCGAGGAACTGGCACGTGGCGCACGGTCGAGAGCGGCTCCCGGACGGACGACCGACTGGAGGGAGGTCGATGA
- a CDS encoding archaellin/type IV pilin N-terminal domain-containing protein: MDPSTTGRGRSGRAQAGVGTLILLVALLLIAAVAAGVFLEVSQVFQSQSSETGEDVRQQLTGELSVVAATGDVTTVGGTTGVSRVRLIVTAGGSGQRLAVDESLLVWAGPDGTYQLTAADDADNPATIDGEQFAYTAVRDEDDSAPIVNSRADRIALVVDPGTFGGSAVLEAGESVTVTIVSTTGSRTVVRLSVPTSISDGESVAL; encoded by the coding sequence ATGGACCCGTCGACGACCGGTCGCGGCCGCTCCGGCCGAGCGCAGGCCGGCGTCGGCACGCTGATCCTCCTGGTCGCGCTCCTGTTGATCGCCGCCGTCGCCGCCGGTGTGTTTCTGGAGGTGTCGCAGGTGTTCCAGAGTCAGTCGAGCGAGACCGGCGAGGACGTTCGTCAACAGCTCACCGGCGAACTGTCCGTCGTCGCCGCCACCGGGGACGTGACCACCGTCGGCGGCACCACCGGGGTCTCCCGCGTCCGACTCATCGTCACCGCCGGCGGCTCCGGGCAACGCCTCGCCGTCGACGAGTCACTGCTCGTCTGGGCCGGGCCGGACGGCACCTACCAACTCACCGCCGCCGACGACGCCGACAACCCCGCCACCATCGACGGCGAACAGTTCGCCTACACCGCCGTGCGCGACGAGGACGACTCCGCGCCGATCGTCAACTCTCGGGCCGACCGGATCGCTCTCGTCGTCGACCCCGGGACGTTCGGCGGCAGCGCCGTGCTCGAAGCCGGGGAGTCCGTGACCGTCACGATCGTCTCGACGACCGGGAGTCGGACCGTGGTTCGGCTGTCCGTGCCGACTTCGATATCTGACGGTGAATCTGTGGCGCTTTGA
- a CDS encoding glycosyltransferase family 4 protein, whose amino-acid sequence MDVALVNSVDATGGVGLYARQVAEHADTDISVTHYFLNKETRELVRRGPSDDREVVAEANLTRSIGGRVGTMASFFELARSIPETYDLYHVADQNLAPLCLLPRLTPTVVTVHDLVYRVRGASEVDSRVGRVLYAGLHTADRIVTVSQSTADDVVRFGYATDPSVVYNGVGSAFEPASDTEVTEFAAEHDLDADRYVLSIDADKPRKNVAATIRVFEEIRRRVPGDVRLLRTKPLEEAGTVAAELGVEGDIDVVGPVRWDRLPTVYSLGDVLISTSMYEGFGLPALEAMACGSPVVVSDVGSYPEVVGDAGFVEPVGQEDAFVTDGVELLTNPETRRRYERRGRKRADEFSWRQCGEATSRVYRQCVADG is encoded by the coding sequence ATGGACGTTGCACTGGTCAACAGTGTCGACGCGACCGGCGGTGTCGGACTGTACGCCCGACAGGTCGCCGAGCACGCCGACACCGACATCTCGGTGACACACTACTTTCTGAATAAAGAGACGAGAGAACTCGTCAGACGAGGGCCGTCGGACGATCGAGAGGTCGTCGCCGAGGCGAACCTGACCAGATCGATCGGAGGGAGAGTGGGAACGATGGCGTCGTTCTTCGAGCTCGCACGGTCGATTCCGGAGACGTACGACCTCTACCACGTAGCCGATCAGAATCTCGCACCGCTGTGTCTCCTCCCGAGACTCACACCGACAGTGGTGACTGTACACGATCTCGTCTACCGTGTCCGAGGGGCCAGTGAAGTTGATTCTCGGGTCGGTCGAGTCCTGTACGCGGGGCTGCACACGGCAGATCGTATCGTGACTGTCTCACAGTCGACTGCCGACGACGTCGTACGGTTCGGATACGCAACCGACCCGAGTGTCGTGTACAACGGTGTCGGCTCGGCGTTCGAACCGGCGTCGGACACCGAAGTGACGGAGTTCGCCGCCGAACACGACTTGGACGCAGATCGCTACGTACTGAGTATCGACGCCGACAAGCCCCGAAAGAACGTCGCAGCGACGATACGAGTCTTCGAAGAGATCAGACGGCGCGTCCCGGGAGACGTTCGACTGTTACGGACGAAACCACTCGAAGAGGCAGGAACGGTCGCGGCGGAGTTGGGTGTCGAGGGAGACATCGACGTTGTCGGACCCGTACGGTGGGACCGACTGCCAACGGTGTACTCGCTAGGTGACGTACTGATCTCGACGTCCATGTACGAGGGATTCGGCCTCCCGGCACTCGAGGCGATGGCCTGTGGGTCCCCGGTCGTCGTTTCGGATGTCGGCTCGTACCCGGAAGTCGTCGGTGACGCCGGGTTCGTAGAGCCGGTGGGTCAAGAGGATGCGTTTGTGACCGACGGTGTTGAGCTCCTGACTAATCCTGAGACACGAAGGCGGTACGAGCGACGCGGTCGCAAACGTGCAGACGAGTTCTCCTGGCGACAGTGTGGTGAGGCGACCAGCCGGGTGTACCGACAGTGTGTCGCTGACGGATGA